DNA from Roseomonas gilardii subsp. gilardii:
GGTCCTCGACATCCAGCACGGCGCCGACCGCGTGGCTGATCGCCTCGCAATCCTCGACGCCGATCAGCGCGCCATCGGCCCGGTCGGCCATGATCTGCACCGTGGGCGTCCGCGTCCCGCTGACCTGCACGCGCACCAGCTCATAGCCCATGCCGGCCAGCGTGGGCTCCACCGCGCGCGCCAGACGCGCCTCCAGGCCACCGGTCAGATCGGGCGTACCCGGGGCGGTGTCGCTGGCGGTGTCGTCACTCTCGCGGTCGTCGGTGTCGGGCTTCGGCAATAAAAAAAGGCGGCCCGTGAAGGCCACCCCCCTGAAAACGGCGGATTGTCTCGCGAGGGATTTAGTGCCGTGGGACAGGGGAAGCAAGAGGATTCCACAGGAGGCCGGAAAGCCGGGCGGGCGGGGCCCCGGCACGCGCGGCGGCGAAGGGGCGGTTGCGGCCCGGGGAGCCCGTCGATATATCCCATGAGGAATAGCGAAGCGGAGACTCCCCATGCGTCGTCGGCTTTTCGCCTCGGCCCTCGCCCTCTGCCTCGCGGCGGGGCTGCCCGGTGCGATGGCGCAGGAGGCCGGGGGCCCCACGGTCTTTGCCGCCGCCAGCCTGACGGACGCCATGCGCGCCCTGGGCGAGGCCTGGAAGGCCAAGGGGCATCCGGCGCCCCGCTTCTCCTTCGCCGCTTCCTCCGCCCTGGCGCGCCAGATGGAGCAGGGGGCACCCGCTGACATCTTCGCCTCCGCCGACGAGCCCTGGATGGATTACGTCCAGCAGCGTGGGCTGATCGTGGACGGCACGCGGGTCAGCCCCCTGGCCAATGCCCTGGTGCTGATCGCCCCCGCCGACAGGCCGGCGCCGAAGGTGACGCTGACGCGGGACACGGACCTCGCCGCCCTGTTCGGCGCCGATGGGCGGATCGCGACGGGCGACCCCTCCAACGTGCCGGTGGGCAAGTACGCCCAGGCGGCGCTGAGCTGGATGGGGCAGTGGGACAAGCTCTCGCCGCGCCTGGCGCGGGCGGACAATGTGCGCTCCGCCCTGCTGCTGGTGGAGCGTGGCGAGGCGCCGCTCGGCATCGTCTATTCCACCGATGCCGCGATCTCGAAGGGCGTGCGGGTCGTGGCCACCTTCCCGGCGGAAAGCCACCCGCCGATCACCTATCCCTTCGCCCTGGCGAAGCGGGCCGAGGAGGATGCCCAGGCGCGGGATTTCCTGGCCTTCATCACCGGCCCCGAAGCCGCGCCGGTCTATCAGCGCTTCGGCTTCGCCCTGCGTCAGCCATAGGGCATGATCCCGCCCGCCTGAAGGAAGCCGACCACCCCTTGCCCGCCCGATTCCGCCCGAAGGAGCATGGCCGGACGGCCGGGTTCCGCCACACGGCGGCCTGCCCCCCGGCATGACCTGGCCCGGCACCCCCGCCGGCTGGCTGTCGCCCGAGGAATGGCAGGCCGTGCGCCTCAGCCTCGAAGTGGCGCTGCGCTCGGTGGTGTTCGGCCTGCCTCCGGCGGTGCTGGTCGCCTGGCTGCTGGCGCGGCACCGCTTTCCGGGGCGTGCCCTGCTGGACGCCTTCGTCCACCTGCCGCTGGTGATGCCCCCCGTCGTGGTGGGCTGGCTGCTTCTGGTCACCTTCGGCATCCGCGGCCCGGTGGGGTCGCTGCTGAACGACTGGTTCGGCATCCGGCTGGTCTTCACCACCGCCGGCGCCTCGCTCGCCACCGCCACCATGTCCTTCCCGCTGATCGTGCGCGCGGTGCGCCTCAGCCTGGATTCCGTCGATCCGGGGCTGGAGGCGGCGGCGCGCACGCTCGGCGCCGGGCCTCTGGACCGCTTCGTGACGCTGACCCTGCCGCTGATCTCGCCCGGCATCCTGTCCGGCGCCATCACCGCCTTCGCCGCCGGGCTGGGCGAGTTCGGTGCGGTGATCACCTTCGCCTCCAACATTCCGGGCCGGACCCAGACCCTGCCGCTGGCGATCTATGCCGCCACCCAGACCCCGGGGGGAGGCAACGGCGGCCAAGCTGGCGGCGGTCTCCTTCGTCCTGGCCGTGCTGGGGCTGCTGCTGGCGGAATTCGCCGGGCGGCGGATGCAGGTCCTGCTCGGCCGGGTGCCGCGCTGATGCCGCGCCCATCCCGGCGGCGCGGCTGATGCTGGAGGTCCGCCTCCGCCACCGCTTTCCGGCGCCCTCCCCGGACCTGCCCGGCTTCGCCATCGATGCCGGCTTCGCCTCCCCCACCCCGGGCGTCACGGCGGCCTTCGGCCCCTCGGGCTGCGGCAAGTCCACCCTGCTCGCCGCGGTGGCCGGGCTGCTGCGGCCGCAGGAGGGGCGGATCGCGCTGGATGGCGCGGTGCTGTTCGACAGCGCGGCGCGGCGCATGCTGCCGCCGGAACAGCGGCGCTGCGGCGTGGTCTTCCAGGATTCGCGGCTCTTCCCGCATCTCTCGGTGGAGACCAACCTGCGCTACGGGCTGCGCCGGGCGCCGCGCGGCGCGGCGGGGCCGGGCTTCGAGGAGGTGGTGGCGCTGCTCGGCATCGGCCATCTGCTGCGCCGCCGCCCCGCCGCCCTGTCCGGGGGCGAGAGGCAGCGTGTCGCCCTGGGGCGGGCCCTGTTGTCGCGCCCCCGGCTGCTGCTGATGGACGAGCCCCTGGCCGCGCTGGATGCGGCCCGCAAGGCCGAGGTCCTGCCCTTCCTGACGCAGTTGCGCGACCGGCTCAGCATCCCCCTGCTCTACGTCACCCATGCGATGGAGGAGGTGGACCAGCTGGCGGACCGGCTGGTGCTGATGGAGGCGGGGCGCGTGCTCGCCGAGGGCAGTGTGGAGGAGCTTTCCGCCCGCACCGACCTGCCGCTTCTCGCCGGGCGGCGGGATGCGGGCGTGCTGCTCGCCGGCACGGTGCGGGAGCGGGCGGCGGGGGAAGGGCTGGCCAGGCTGGGCTTCGAGGGTGGCGAGCTCCTGCTGCCATCGCTGCCGGACGCACCGGGCACGCGGCTGCGCGTGCGGGTGCGGGCGCGGGACGTGTCCGTCGCCACCGAGGCACCGCGCGGGATCTCCGTGCGCAACGTGCTGCCCGTGCTGCTGGAGGCCATAGAGCCGGGCACGGGGGAGGAGGTGATGCTGCGCCTTCGCCTGGGTGCCGGTGGCGTGCTCCTGTCCCGCATCACCGCCGAGGCGGCGCGCCGCCTGGAGCTGCGCCCGGGGCAGCCGCTCTGGGCCCTGGTGAAATCGGTCGCCCTCAGCCAGGGTGGCACGGCCCGCGAGGAAGAACCGGGCTGACCCGCCAGGGCGAGGAGCGCGCCACCCTGGCTGAGGGCGACCGCCCCCGCCGGGCGGGAAAGGGTTTCGGGAGATGGCATTGGCAGGCAGCAAGGCGGCGTCGCGCCACCAGCGGATCCTCGCGCTGATCGGGCAGCGCGGCTACGTGTCCAACGAGGAGCTGGCGCGGGAATTCGATGTCACCGTGCAGACGGTGCGGCGCGACGTGAACGCCCTGGCCGAGGAAGGCCGGGTCGCCCGCCATCATGGCGGCGCCGGCCTCGCCTCCTCCACCCAGAACATCGCCTATGCCGAGCGGCAGGTGCTCAACCCGCAGGCCAAGGAGGCGATCGCCCGGCAGGCGGCGGCGGAGATTCCCGACCGTTCCTCCCTCTTCATCAATATCGGCACCACCACCGAGGCCCTGGCCCGCGCCCTGCTGGGGCACCGGGAGCTGCGCGTCATCACCAACAACCTGAACGTGGCGGCGCTGCTGTCCAGCCGCACGGATTTTTCCGTCGTGGTCACCGGCGGCACGGTGCGCAACCGCGATGGCGGCATCGTCGGCCAGACGGTGAGCGACATGATCGCCGAGTTCCGGGTGGATTTCGGCATCCTCGGCATCAGCGGCATCGACGAGGACGGGACGCTGCTGGACTTCGACCATGACGAGATCCGGGCCGCCCGCGCCATCCTGCGCCATTCGCGGCAGAGCTTCCTGCTGGCCGACCACACCAAGTTCGCCCGCCGTCCCATGGTGCGGCTCGGTTCCATCACCGAGGTCTCGGCCCTCTTCACCGACCAGCCGCCGCCCCGCGCCATCCAGGCGCTGCTGCGGGAACACGGGGTCGCCTGCCATGTGGCAGGCCGCCCCCATGCGGAGGCCAACGGGGCACCGCAGGGGTAGGCGCCGCTTCCGTGGCCAGCCCCGGGCTGAGGCTCCGCCTCCCCCGGTCCCCCTCCGCTGGGGGGATGGTATCCCCCCAGGCCCCGCCTTGAGTTGGCCCTGGATGGTCAGGTCAGTCTGCCGCCCGATCCCTGGGAACGGGTGGATCAGCGGGGCTCCCGAAAAGAAAAACACAATCTCCGTGCTGGTGGCGCCTGCAGCCGCCGGAGAGCATGGCTCTCCGGCGCGATCCGGCCACAGCGAGCGCCAACGAACCGGGTCCAGGGCCCGCAGGGTCCTGGTGGATGGGGGGCCAAAGGGGAAAACATGGGGGAAGGCGAAGCCTTGCCCCCAAAGAACGCCCGATCAGTCCTCCAGCATCATCGGGCAGGCTGGCTGCCCTGCCACCGTGGCGACAGCCGCCGCCAGGGTGAAGAGGCGCCGCTCGTCGAAGTAGCGCCCGACGAGCTGGGCCGCGAGGGGCAGGCCGCCGACGGAAAGCCCGGTCATCACCGCCAGGGCCGGATGGCCTGTGACGTTGAAGGGCGTGCGCGCCTGCCGGGCATAGGTGCGGGCGATCTCCGCGGGGTCGTCGATCCGCGCCGCCGGGTCCATGGAACTGGCGCAGAGCAGAACATCCACCTCGCGGAACGCCTCCTCCACCGCCGCGATCATGCGATGGCGGGCACGCTGGGCGCGGCCGAGATCCTCCGCCGTGACGAAGGCACCGGTCAGCAGCGAGGAACGGGTGAGCTGCGCGTAGTCGCCCGGCCGCTCCCGCAGCCAGCGCGCATGGATGGCGAAAGCCTCGGCATGCAGGATGACACGGTTCACCGCCGCGAACTCGTTCAGCGATGGCAGGGTGACGTCGCACACCCGCATGCCCAGGGCGCCCAGCCATTCCGCCGCCCGCTCCAGCCCCGCCGCCATCTCCGGATCGGCGGGCATGTCGCGCTCGTGGAAATGCCGCACGAAGCCGACGCGCAGCCCTTTCAGGCTGCCGGCGGGGCCGGGACGATACTCCGCCGCCGGCGGCACGGCGCTGCCGGGGTCCTTCGGATCGTGGCCGGCGATAGCCTCCAGCAGCAGCGCGGCATCCTCGGCGCTGCGGGCCATGGGACCGATATGGTCGAGCGTGAAGGCGAGCGGGAAGACCCCGGCGCGCGAGACCAGCCCATAGGTCGGCTTCAGCCCGGTGATGCCGCACTGGCTGGCGGGGTTGCGCACCGAGCCGCCGGTATCGGTGCCGAGCGCCAGCGGAAAGAGCCCCGCCGCCAGTCCGGCGCCGGAACCGGAGGAGGAGCCGCCCGGATGGTGGTCCGAGTTCCAGGGGTTGCGCGCCGCCGGGAAGGGCAGGTCGTGGCAGGGGCCGCCGATGGCGAATTCATGCGTGGACAGCTTGCCCAGGATGATGGCGCCCGCCGCACGCAGCCTGGACACGACAGTGGCATCCCGCGCCGCGATGTTGTCGAGCAGGATCTTCGAGTGGCAGGTGGTGGGCAGGCCGGCGACGTCGATGATGTCCTTGATGCCGACGGGCACGCCGTGCAGCGGGCCGCGCTTGCGGCCGGAGGCGATCTCGCGTTCCGCCTGCGCCGCGGCCTCCAGCGCCGCCTCGGCGTCGAGGCGGATGAAGGCATGGATCTGCGGGTCAGCCGGCCGGCTCGGTCCAGGAGGTGACGGACCAGCACCGTGGGGGTCAGCGCCCCGGCCTCATAGGCCGCGGCGATCGCGGCGGTGCCGAGCCGGTGCGGGGCGTGCTGCGCGTCGCTCACGGGCGCGGCCTCACCTGCATGGGTGGCCAGGGTTCCGCCGCCGGGTCGGGATCGGGCGGCAGCTTGCCGCGCGCATCGGCGGCACGCTTCGCGGCGTCCAGGACATCGTCGCGATGCCCGGCCAGGGCTTTCTCCAGGCCCATGCTCCGGGCCAGGGATTCGATCAGGGAATCGTCCATGGCAGACAGACTGGCATATGCCGTGCCAGCCTGCCTGCCCCGGAGAGGCGGTCTATTCCGCCGGCCGGATCTCCTGGCTCACCGGAACCGGCGCCATGGCCGTGAAGACGCCGTCCCGCCGCACCAGCGCATGGAACAGCGCCGCCGCCAGATGGATGAGGATCAGCGCGAAGAAGGCGAGCGCCAGCCAGGTATGGGCGCTCCTGAGCAGCGCATGCAGGCTGTCGCTCGGCGGCAGGATCGGCGGCAGCGTCACGCCCCCGAACAGCACCACCGGATAGCTGGCAGCGGAGAGCATGCCCCAGCCGATCAGCGGCATGGCGATCATCAGTGCATAGAGCGCCACATGCGACAGCTGGGCCGCCAGCTTCATCGGCTCCGGCAGATCGGCGGGCAGGGGCGGCGAGCCCTTGCGCCAGCGGAGGAGCAGGCGGAGCAGCGCCAGCACCAGGATGGCGATGCCGAGCGGCTTGTGGATGGAGACGAGGGTCAGATAGCGCGGCGTGATGGTGGAGACCATGCCGATGCCGATGAAGAGCATCGCCAGGATGCAGACCGCCATGACCCAGTGCAGCAGGCGCTGCAATGGCGAGAAGGCCTTCGGCGTGGGGGGAGCGGCGGGAACGATCCGGTGGATGGAAGCGCTCATGGGCGGGTTCCTGCCGTCTGACGGGGGTATTCCTTCGCCTCCGCCGTGCGCCGGTCATAGGACACGGCATAGGCGGCGGAGCGCGCGGCGGGGAAAGGGTCCTCGGAGGTGCCGATCCCGGCCGGAAGGACCGTGGGATCGAAGTTGATGTCGCGGCAGGGGCCGTCCGCCTCGTCCTCGATCCTCTGCACGACCAGGGTGCCGACCGTGACGCTCTGGCGATCCGCCGGCCAGGCCTTGCTGGGATCGGCGACCGGGTCGCCCGGGTTGGCGACGGTCACCACCATGTCCCAGCGTACCGGGCCCTGCGCCACGCGCTGGCGGATCTCCTGCTCCAGGACGTCCGGGCCGCGCCTGGCGAGGTCCTCGGGCGCCACCGGCACCGGCCGCGCCTCCGGCCGCAACGACCAGCGCACGGCGCGTGCCCTGCCCGAGGCATCGGTGAAGGTGAAGGCGTTCAGGCTGTTATAGGTTTCCTCGGCATAGCTGGCGGTCCAGGGAGCACTCCTGGCCCAGGCGCCGAAATTCGCGATCTCCGGATGCGCGGCGGCGAAGGCCGGCATGGCCTGCGGGTCCTTGCTCGCCTGCGCCTGCAACAGGTCGTAGAAGGCCCGCGGCGTCGCCACAGGGAAGAAAGGCGGGTCGATCATGGCGCTGCGCCAGACCTGTCCATCCGGTGCGGTGATCTGCAACCCCAGGCCGCGCACGCGCGCCGCCGCATCCTGTGCCTTCGGGTCCGGCGTGGCGAGGTTGAAGCGGCCGAGCGCGGCGGAGCTGCCCTTGGCGAAGACACTGGCCTTCGACAGGGCCGTGCCGGCCCCGTTCGATTCGAAGCGCCCGGTGAAGCAGATGCCCTTGGCATGGTTGCGCCGGTGCCCGAGGGCCGGGCCACCAGGGGGCGCCAGGGCATCCACCACCTTTTCAGGCGTTACGCGCCCGGGGGAGAGCCATCCGGCGGTATAGGCAAAGGCGGCGGCACTGCCGCCCACGACGACCGCGATGGCGATCAGCGGGGCCAGAACAGGGCGCGGCGGGGGAACGGGTTGCGGCATGCAGATCCATCCTGCGGCCGGCGGGGGCCGGGCTTCGTGCGGAGCCCGGTTGAACTGGGGCGGAACCGTCCGTCCGACACCCCACCGCGACATCGGTCCGCGCAGGTTTTCCCATCCGGAGGGGATTGGGAACGCAACATTCCGGTGAAGGGCGGCCCCCTCCTCCGCGATCGGGGCGCTCAGGCCGAAAGGCCGACCCGGCCCCGCCGCTGCGTGCGCAGCACCTCCTCGATCCAGCGGTCGAGACGCATGGTCTCACCCTCGGCCTCGGCACGGTTGGGATAGGCCTCGGGGAAGCGCAGGGAGAGCCAGCGCCAGGCGACGAGGCGCTTGTGGACCTTCTCGGCACGCTCCAGCTCGTCGCGCTGGGCCCGCTCCGGCGCCGGCAGGCGGCCCGCCATGGGCGGCGTGACCAAGCGGCCCGCACCATGATCCACGGCCCAGCGCGCCAGCCGGACGATGCCGTTGTCGCGCTGATCCACCGGGCAGAGGGCATAGGTCCAGCGTTGCGTCAGGGAGAGGCCCTGCACGCCGTCCACCGCCGTGGCGATGGCCATCTGCTGGCTGAGATCGGCCAGCCGGTAGTTCGGGTCGTCCCGCCGCAGCACGGCGCGGCGGATGCGGGCCAGCACGCCGAAGAGGCTGTCCGAGCCGATCTCCGCCGCCACGGCGGACACGATATCGGAATCCGGCTGCACCTGGGGGCGCAGGTCCTCCGGCAGGTCCGGCGGGGCATCCAGCAGGCGGCGGATCTGCTCCGGCGTGCCGCCCCCGGCCAGGACGGATACGATGCCTTCCTCGAAGCGCCCGAAGCGCCCGGCGCGGCCGCCGATCTGCTTCACCTCCTGGGCATTGAGGTCGCGTCGCGCCTCGCCATCGAATTTCCGCAGGGTGGAGAAGATGATCCGGCGGATGGGCAGGTTGAGGCCCATGCCGATGGCATCCGTGGCCACCAGGATATCGGCCTCTCCATTGCGGAAGCGGGCAGCCTCGGCCCGGCGGACCTCCGGGCTGAGGGCGCCGTAGACCACGGCAACACGGCGGCCGCGCCGCACCAGCTCGGCGCGCAGGTCCAGCACGTCACGGCGGGAGAAGGCCACCAGCGCGTCGCCGGGGCGCAGGTCGCCGAAATTCACCGGCGCGCGGGCGGCCCGCAGCGGGCTCTTGCGCTGGAGCGAGATCTCCTCGACCGGATCGTCGCAGAGCGCGGCGATGCGCTTGACCATCGGCACGCAATCCGGCGCGCCGAGCACGAGGACATGCCGGGCCGGGGCACCCATGATCGCGGCCGTCCAGGCGGCCCCGCGGTCGCGGTCCTGGAGGAGCTGCGCCTCATCCACCACGGCCACATCGGTCGGATTGTGGAAGGGGCACATCTCCACCGTGGCGGCGAGGTGGCGGCTGCCCTCCACGGGCATGCGCTCCTCCCCTGTGGAGAGGGAGGCGGCGATGCCACGGCCGGCCAGAGCCTCACGGAACTCGTGCGCCAGGAGGCGGAGCGGCGCCAGGGCCATGCCGCTTTCCGCCTCGGAGAGGCGGTCCAGCGCCAGATGGCTCTTGCCGGAATTGGTTGGGCCGGTGACCAGGGTGATCCGCCGGTTCAGGGCCCGCGCCGTGCGGAAATGCGCCGCGAAACGGTCCAGCGCGGCAACACGGGCCACGGCTGCGTTGAGGCCCTTGCCGCCGATCAGGGCCGGAGCGGCGGGGCGGCC
Protein-coding regions in this window:
- the modC gene encoding molybdenum ABC transporter ATP-binding protein encodes the protein MLEVRLRHRFPAPSPDLPGFAIDAGFASPTPGVTAAFGPSGCGKSTLLAAVAGLLRPQEGRIALDGAVLFDSAARRMLPPEQRRCGVVFQDSRLFPHLSVETNLRYGLRRAPRGAAGPGFEEVVALLGIGHLLRRRPAALSGGERQRVALGRALLSRPRLLLMDEPLAALDAARKAEVLPFLTQLRDRLSIPLLYVTHAMEEVDQLADRLVLMEAGRVLAEGSVEELSARTDLPLLAGRRDAGVLLAGTVRERAAGEGLARLGFEGGELLLPSLPDAPGTRLRVRVRARDVSVATEAPRGISVRNVLPVLLEAIEPGTGEEVMLRLRLGAGGVLLSRITAEAARRLELRPGQPLWALVKSVALSQGGTAREEEPG
- a CDS encoding cytochrome b; protein product: MSASIHRIVPAAPPTPKAFSPLQRLLHWVMAVCILAMLFIGIGMVSTITPRYLTLVSIHKPLGIAILVLALLRLLLRWRKGSPPLPADLPEPMKLAAQLSHVALYALMIAMPLIGWGMLSAASYPVVLFGGVTLPPILPPSDSLHALLRSAHTWLALAFFALILIHLAAALFHALVRRDGVFTAMAPVPVSQEIRPAE
- the modA gene encoding molybdate ABC transporter substrate-binding protein codes for the protein MRRRLFASALALCLAAGLPGAMAQEAGGPTVFAAASLTDAMRALGEAWKAKGHPAPRFSFAASSALARQMEQGAPADIFASADEPWMDYVQQRGLIVDGTRVSPLANALVLIAPADRPAPKVTLTRDTDLAALFGADGRIATGDPSNVPVGKYAQAALSWMGQWDKLSPRLARADNVRSALLLVERGEAPLGIVYSTDAAISKGVRVVATFPAESHPPITYPFALAKRAEEDAQARDFLAFITGPEAAPVYQRFGFALRQP
- a CDS encoding catalase family peroxidase produces the protein MPQPVPPPRPVLAPLIAIAVVVGGSAAAFAYTAGWLSPGRVTPEKVVDALAPPGGPALGHRRNHAKGICFTGRFESNGAGTALSKASVFAKGSSAALGRFNLATPDPKAQDAAARVRGLGLQITAPDGQVWRSAMIDPPFFPVATPRAFYDLLQAQASKDPQAMPAFAAAHPEIANFGAWARSAPWTASYAEETYNSLNAFTFTDASGRARAVRWSLRPEARPVPVAPEDLARRGPDVLEQEIRQRVAQGPVRWDMVVTVANPGDPVADPSKAWPADRQSVTVGTLVVQRIEDEADGPCRDINFDPTVLPAGIGTSEDPFPAARSAAYAVSYDRRTAEAKEYPRQTAGTRP
- a CDS encoding helicase-related protein, which codes for MTALSPGNPAEAAIEAAGYAVDSRELPQLLRLVIRRLPADSDTVRLALCEVRRRRWASRLLDLANRAGQVWVQRSDATKAVAAIETPEPTDEQLLSQLDSVVRERLRNLAPTPEGTMEAVLSELSDVSGTQLNPERQALLAQAVAEAFALDRPALRDFVGRVSAAEQTRRAQQREAEKLARERRRAEVGRLREWEKSLVGIEEVARLLDASLREATRWAGTGLIPVARRVPSRKGERWEFDPAEVAALRGETALWREAEQPRPGRPAAPALIGGKGLNAAVARVAALDRFAAHFRTARALNRRITLVTGPTNSGKSHLALDRLSEAESGMALAPLRLLAHEFREALAGRGIAASLSTGEERMPVEGSRHLAATVEMCPFHNPTDVAVVDEAQLLQDRDRGAAWTAAIMGAPARHVLVLGAPDCVPMVKRIAALCDDPVEEISLQRKSPLRAARAPVNFGDLRPGDALVAFSRRDVLDLRAELVRRGRRVAVVYGALSPEVRRAEAARFRNGEADILVATDAIGMGLNLPIRRIIFSTLRKFDGEARRDLNAQEVKQIGGRAGRFGRFEEGIVSVLAGGGTPEQIRRLLDAPPDLPEDLRPQVQPDSDIVSAVAAEIGSDSLFGVLARIRRAVLRRDDPNYRLADLSQQMAIATAVDGVQGLSLTQRWTYALCPVDQRDNGIVRLARWAVDHGAGRLVTPPMAGRLPAPERAQRDELERAEKVHKRLVAWRWLSLRFPEAYPNRAEAEGETMRLDRWIEEVLRTQRRGRVGLSA
- a CDS encoding DeoR/GlpR family DNA-binding transcription regulator — protein: MAGSKAASRHQRILALIGQRGYVSNEELAREFDVTVQTVRRDVNALAEEGRVARHHGGAGLASSTQNIAYAERQVLNPQAKEAIARQAAAEIPDRSSLFINIGTTTEALARALLGHRELRVITNNLNVAALLSSRTDFSVVVTGGTVRNRDGGIVGQTVSDMIAEFRVDFGILGISGIDEDGTLLDFDHDEIRAARAILRHSRQSFLLADHTKFARRPMVRLGSITEVSALFTDQPPPRAIQALLREHGVACHVAGRPHAEANGAPQG
- a CDS encoding amidase is translated as MHAFIRLDAEAALEAAAQAEREIASGRKRGPLHGVPVGIKDIIDVAGLPTTCHSKILLDNIAARDATVVSRLRAAGAIILGKLSTHEFAIGGPCHDLPFPAARNPWNSDHHPGGSSSGSGAGLAAGLFPLALGTDTGGSVRNPASQCGITGLKPTYGLVSRAGVFPLAFTLDHIGPMARSAEDAALLLEAIAGHDPKDPGSAVPPAAEYRPGPAGSLKGLRVGFVRHFHERDMPADPEMAAGLERAAEWLGALGMRVCDVTLPSLNEFAAVNRVILHAEAFAIHARWLRERPGDYAQLTRSSLLTGAFVTAEDLGRAQRARHRMIAAVEEAFREVDVLLCASSMDPAARIDDPAEIARTYARQARTPFNVTGHPALAVMTGLSVGGLPLAAQLVGRYFDERRLFTLAAAVATVAGQPACPMMLED
- the modB gene encoding molybdate ABC transporter permease subunit translates to MTWPGTPAGWLSPEEWQAVRLSLEVALRSVVFGLPPAVLVAWLLARHRFPGRALLDAFVHLPLVMPPVVVGWLLLVTFGIRGPVGSLLNDWFGIRLVFTTAGASLATATMSFPLIVRAVRLSLDSVDPGLEAAARTLGAGPLDRFVTLTLPLISPGILSGAITAFAAGLGEFGAVITFASNIPGRTQTLPLAIYAATQTPGGGNGGQAGGGLLRPGRAGAAAGGIRRAADAGPARPGAALMPRPSRRRG